A region of Acidimicrobiia bacterium DNA encodes the following proteins:
- the fusA gene encoding elongation factor G, translating into MTEAVRTEIESEGSGHSVASGKPLRKRGTSFSIREFPLARTRNIGIMAHIDAGKTTTTERILYYTGKTYKMGEVHEGSAVMDWMRQEQERGITITSAATTCKWKDHWINIIDTPGHVDFTVEVERSLRVLDGAVAVFDAVAGVEPQTETVWRQGDRYGVPRICFINKMDRIGADFSAAVESIATKLEANPAVVQLPVGSEAHFEGVIDLLTLKAHIWTDEKGDTWIDRELEPEEAKVAEEARARLVELVAEHDEELLEKYVENTDVSASDLKAALRRATISNELTPVLCGSAFRNKGIQPLLDAIIDYLPSPLDIPAIEGSNLDGDEIVVRNPSDDEPFCALAFKIMSDPHVGKLTYIRIYSGVLKKGDKVLNSNTRKTERVGRILQMHANHREDKDAAFTGDIVAVVGLKDVTTGDTLCDLQNPIRLEPIEFAAPVISVAIEPKTKADQDKLSKSLQALAAEDPTFVVKTDEETGQTIIAGMGELHLEVIVDRLVREFGVDANIGKPQVAYRETISQPVKGVEGRYIRQTGGRGQYGHVVIDVEPLSRGGGFEFVDKIVGGKIPKEFVPAVDQGVQEAMESGVLAGYPVVDVRVTLTDGSYHEVDSSEMAYKIAASQAFKEASRKAIPKLLEPIMSVEVVTPEDYLGDVISDLSSRRARIEGTEARGNSKVVRAKVPLAEMFGYATDLRSRTQGRATYTMQFDSYQEVPENVASEIVARVRGE; encoded by the coding sequence ATGACTGAAGCAGTAAGGACGGAAATAGAGAGTGAGGGCTCGGGCCATAGTGTTGCTTCAGGAAAACCTCTTCGCAAACGGGGAACTAGTTTTTCGATACGTGAGTTTCCTTTGGCCCGCACGCGCAATATCGGCATCATGGCTCATATCGACGCCGGGAAGACAACTACCACCGAGCGGATCCTTTACTACACGGGGAAGACATACAAGATGGGCGAGGTCCACGAGGGCTCGGCAGTAATGGACTGGATGCGCCAGGAGCAGGAGCGGGGGATCACGATTACCTCTGCTGCCACCACGTGCAAGTGGAAAGACCACTGGATTAACATTATCGACACCCCCGGCCACGTCGATTTCACCGTGGAGGTCGAACGCAGCCTTAGAGTACTCGACGGGGCAGTAGCTGTATTCGATGCCGTTGCCGGCGTAGAACCCCAGACCGAAACGGTTTGGCGCCAGGGCGACCGATACGGCGTACCCAGAATTTGCTTCATCAACAAGATGGATCGGATCGGGGCTGACTTTAGCGCAGCGGTTGAAAGCATAGCTACCAAGCTCGAGGCCAACCCTGCAGTCGTCCAGCTCCCTGTAGGGTCCGAGGCTCACTTCGAAGGCGTAATAGACCTTCTAACTCTCAAGGCTCACATTTGGACTGATGAGAAAGGCGACACCTGGATTGACCGTGAACTTGAACCAGAAGAGGCAAAAGTTGCCGAAGAGGCTAGGGCGCGGCTAGTGGAGCTGGTTGCCGAGCACGATGAAGAGCTTCTCGAGAAGTACGTAGAAAATACTGATGTTTCTGCGTCAGATCTAAAAGCAGCTTTGAGACGCGCGACGATTAGCAACGAGCTTACTCCTGTCCTGTGCGGCAGCGCCTTTAGGAATAAGGGAATCCAGCCACTTCTCGATGCAATCATCGACTATTTGCCGAGCCCATTGGACATCCCCGCTATTGAGGGTAGCAACCTCGATGGGGACGAGATAGTTGTGAGAAATCCTTCTGATGACGAGCCATTTTGCGCTTTGGCTTTCAAGATCATGTCCGATCCTCACGTAGGAAAACTCACTTACATCCGCATTTACTCGGGCGTCCTAAAAAAGGGAGACAAGGTCTTGAACTCCAACACTCGAAAGACAGAAAGAGTTGGACGAATTCTTCAGATGCACGCAAATCACCGGGAGGACAAAGACGCAGCGTTTACCGGAGATATTGTGGCCGTCGTCGGCCTTAAGGATGTGACAACCGGGGACACTTTGTGCGATCTCCAAAATCCCATTCGTCTCGAGCCCATAGAGTTTGCTGCTCCTGTAATCTCGGTCGCCATAGAGCCTAAAACGAAGGCGGACCAAGACAAACTTTCGAAGTCGCTACAGGCACTTGCGGCCGAGGATCCGACATTCGTAGTCAAGACTGACGAAGAAACGGGGCAGACAATCATTGCCGGAATGGGCGAGCTACACCTAGAAGTTATCGTCGATCGCCTTGTACGAGAGTTTGGTGTCGACGCTAACATCGGCAAGCCTCAAGTAGCTTACCGAGAAACGATCTCGCAGCCAGTAAAAGGGGTCGAAGGACGCTATATACGTCAGACAGGAGGTAGAGGCCAGTATGGACATGTAGTTATCGATGTGGAGCCTCTATCTAGAGGAGGGGGATTCGAGTTCGTGGACAAGATTGTCGGAGGCAAGATCCCCAAAGAGTTTGTGCCCGCTGTAGATCAGGGTGTCCAAGAGGCGATGGAATCGGGAGTCTTGGCTGGATATCCGGTGGTTGACGTTAGAGTCACGCTTACCGACGGCTCCTACCATGAAGTCGATTCCTCGGAGATGGCATATAAGATAGCGGCGTCGCAGGCCTTCAAGGAAGCGTCGAGGAAAGCGATTCCCAAACTATTGGAACCGATAATGTCAGTTGAAGTTGTGACGCCAGAGGACTATCTTGGCGACGTGATATCCGATCTCTCCTCTAGGCGAGCGAGAATTGAGGGGACAGAGGCCCGAGGAAACTCTAAGGTTGTACGGGCCAAAGTGCCTCTGGCAGAGATGTTCGGGTATGCTACAGATCTTCGCTCGCGAACTCAGGGTAGGGCGACCTACACCATGCAGTTCGATTCTTATCAAGAAGTACCCGAGAACGTCGCGTCCGAGATTGTCGCCCGAGTTCGGGGCGAGTGA
- a CDS encoding 30S ribosomal protein S7, with protein MPRRGPIPKREIVPDPLYRSPLVTQFINKVMRDGKKALAERIVYKSLELVAQAEREDPVAVLRRAVDNVKPVLEVRSRRVGGATYQVPVEVPPRRAQTLAVRWIVANARQRKAKPMFEKLAAEILDASKGVGPSVKRRDDLHKMAEANRAFAHYRW; from the coding sequence ATGCCACGCAGAGGCCCAATTCCTAAACGGGAGATAGTACCCGACCCGCTCTACAGGTCGCCACTCGTGACTCAATTCATCAACAAAGTAATGCGGGACGGAAAGAAAGCACTTGCCGAAAGAATCGTTTATAAGTCGTTGGAGCTAGTTGCCCAGGCAGAGCGGGAAGATCCTGTTGCTGTACTTAGGCGGGCAGTAGACAACGTCAAGCCGGTTCTAGAGGTTCGCAGCAGAAGGGTGGGTGGCGCTACCTACCAAGTTCCCGTCGAGGTTCCTCCGAGAAGAGCCCAGACGCTAGCTGTTCGGTGGATAGTGGCAAATGCACGCCAGCGCAAGGCAAAGCCGATGTTCGAGAAACTGGCAGCAGAGATTTTGGACGCTTCTAAGGGAGTAGGCCCCTCGGTCAAACGCAGGGACGACCTGCACAAGATGGCGGAGGCCAACAGGGCGTTTGCTCACTATCGGTGGTGA
- a CDS encoding 30S ribosomal protein S12 — protein sequence MPTVSQLIRNPRKPKKDKTKTPALKGSPQRRGVCVRVATQTPKKPNSAIRKVARVRLTSGIEVGAYIPGEGHNLQEHSIVLVRGGRVKDLPGYRYKVVRGALDAAGVSGRKKARSRYGTKREAG from the coding sequence TTGCCTACTGTAAGTCAACTAATAAGAAATCCACGCAAGCCCAAAAAAGATAAGACGAAAACACCCGCGCTCAAGGGATCTCCGCAAAGACGGGGCGTGTGCGTGCGTGTGGCAACTCAGACTCCAAAGAAACCCAATTCTGCTATCAGAAAAGTTGCAAGAGTCCGCCTCACCTCAGGAATAGAAGTCGGAGCGTACATCCCAGGGGAGGGTCACAACCTCCAAGAACACTCGATAGTACTGGTTCGTGGGGGAAGAGTGAAAGACCTTCCCGGTTATCGGTACAAGGTTGTTCGCGGTGCATTGGATGCGGCGGGAGTATCGGGTAGAAAGAAGGCCCGCTCCCGGTACGGAACTAAACGAGAAGCGGGCTAG
- a CDS encoding DNA-directed RNA polymerase subunit beta', with the protein MIDVNDFDTVKIGLATPDQIQKWSNGEVKKPETINYRTLKPEKDGLFCEKIFGPTKDWECACGKYKRIRFKGIICERCGVEVTRSKVRRERMGHIELAAPVTHIWYVKGVPSRLGYLLDMTARELEKIIYFGAFLIVSVDEEKRKKDLPRLEDDLRIELAAIDEDRDERIEREIERLEDDIEELEEEGAKESEIEARRKRAERAIQEHRQKAEHQKEELKEVFDVFKSLRAKQLIEKENIWKELQYRYSDYFHGGMGAKAIRDLIETIDLEEEALNLQEIIENSKGQKRARAIKRLKVVNAFLSSGNDPRAMVLTCIPVIPPDLRPMVQLDGGRFATSDLNDLYRRVINRNNRLKRLLDLKSPEIIVNNEKRMLQEAVDALFDNGRRGRPVLGSGNRPLKSLSDMLKGKQGRFRQNLLGKRVDYSGRSVIVVGPQLELHQCGLPRVMALELFKPFVMKRLVELEIAQNIKSAKRMVERARPQVWPILEEVVKEHPVLLNRAPTLHRLGIQAFEPVLVDGKAIQIHPLVCTAFNADFDGDQMAVHVPISPEAQAEARILMLSTHNILSPASAQPIVTPTQDMVIGLYYLTEEAGESDEIFATTFASPNEVLFAFELGEIRLHDKIRLRLPALKARGDVRGSTSDLARAESRSAGGLVAEENGSGPVVETTVGRVIFNEALPPDFPFINETVRKRQIASIVDELTDRYPKAEVAKSLDSLKHLGFEYATKVGLTISMSDVRTPSAKSEILEEFERRAEQVEQDYQAGLISESERREELIEIWTEATTRVSEATERELESTKFSPLHMMVGSGARGNIMQVRQLAGMRGLVANPKGEIIVRPIKSNFAEGLSVLEYFISTHGARKGLADTALRTADSGYLTRRLVDVAQEVIVLEEDCGSDRGIKIPTTSERPEMRLYGRVLAEDVKDPSSNKTLFKKGTIIGKRELDTILAAARIKEKGRQRVAEGVDSVSVRSVLTCETAQGVCQACYGLSLATREPVPIGEAVGIIAAQSIGEPGTQLTMRTFHTGGVAAEDITHGLPRVVELFEAREPKGKAIISEISGKVSISDQEDGTVLVKVKSGDEEREYVCRRRDLLLVRNGQEVAAGTALTEGPKDPREILEIEGIRAAQNYLVDEVQAVYRNQGVAIHDKHIEIIVRQMLRKVLIQDPGDSEFLPGDRVDQREFRRVNRELVEAGKRPAEGRPELMGITKASLATDSWLSAASFQETTRVLTEASVAGKVDTLSGLKENVIIGKLIPAGTGMKRYRAVKVVAPQVPDLVSLQPWAVGDEDGSEAASEDLAEVLAEMASEIEEQS; encoded by the coding sequence GTGATAGACGTCAACGACTTCGACACTGTAAAAATCGGGCTAGCCACTCCGGACCAGATCCAGAAGTGGTCTAACGGAGAGGTCAAGAAGCCAGAGACGATCAACTACCGCACACTCAAGCCCGAAAAAGACGGTCTGTTTTGCGAGAAGATTTTCGGTCCTACAAAGGACTGGGAGTGCGCCTGTGGAAAATACAAAAGGATTCGCTTTAAAGGGATTATTTGCGAGCGATGCGGCGTGGAAGTTACCCGCTCGAAGGTGCGACGAGAGCGAATGGGCCACATTGAGCTCGCTGCACCGGTCACTCATATTTGGTATGTAAAAGGAGTTCCCTCTCGCCTGGGTTATCTCCTCGATATGACTGCCCGGGAGCTAGAAAAGATCATTTACTTCGGGGCGTTTTTGATCGTCAGCGTCGACGAGGAAAAGCGCAAGAAAGACTTGCCTCGCCTGGAAGACGACCTTCGAATCGAGCTAGCCGCTATTGATGAAGATCGGGACGAGAGGATCGAGCGGGAAATCGAAAGGCTTGAAGACGACATCGAAGAGCTCGAGGAAGAGGGAGCCAAGGAATCAGAAATAGAAGCTCGTAGAAAGAGGGCGGAGCGAGCGATCCAAGAGCATCGTCAAAAAGCGGAGCACCAAAAAGAAGAGCTAAAGGAGGTCTTCGACGTCTTCAAATCACTTCGCGCTAAACAGCTCATCGAAAAGGAAAACATTTGGAAGGAGCTTCAGTACAGGTACTCCGACTACTTCCACGGAGGGATGGGCGCCAAGGCGATCCGCGATCTTATAGAAACGATCGACCTCGAGGAAGAGGCTCTGAATCTGCAAGAAATTATCGAAAATTCAAAGGGGCAAAAGAGGGCTCGGGCTATCAAGCGACTGAAAGTGGTGAACGCTTTCTTGAGCTCGGGCAACGACCCGAGAGCGATGGTGCTCACCTGCATTCCGGTTATCCCCCCAGATCTAAGACCTATGGTACAGCTGGATGGGGGCCGCTTCGCCACGTCCGATCTAAACGATCTTTACCGAAGGGTTATCAACCGAAACAACAGGCTGAAGCGGCTGCTAGATCTGAAATCTCCGGAGATCATCGTCAACAACGAAAAGCGGATGCTTCAGGAGGCAGTGGATGCTCTCTTCGACAACGGACGGAGAGGGCGCCCTGTTCTTGGGTCGGGAAACAGGCCGCTGAAGTCCCTGTCCGACATGCTGAAGGGCAAACAGGGGAGGTTCCGTCAGAATCTCCTGGGCAAGCGCGTCGACTATTCCGGGAGATCGGTCATAGTGGTAGGACCCCAGCTCGAGCTGCATCAGTGCGGATTGCCGCGTGTTATGGCACTAGAGCTATTCAAGCCTTTTGTAATGAAGCGGCTCGTGGAGTTGGAAATCGCCCAGAACATAAAGTCTGCAAAGCGGATGGTTGAGAGAGCGCGACCCCAAGTCTGGCCAATACTAGAGGAGGTCGTAAAAGAGCATCCCGTGCTTTTGAACCGGGCCCCAACTCTTCACCGGCTGGGGATTCAAGCATTCGAGCCTGTTTTAGTCGATGGGAAGGCTATACAGATCCATCCTCTAGTGTGCACGGCATTCAACGCGGACTTTGACGGGGATCAAATGGCTGTGCATGTGCCTATTTCCCCGGAGGCTCAAGCCGAAGCCAGAATCTTGATGCTGTCAACCCACAACATTTTGTCCCCGGCCAGTGCCCAACCTATAGTCACCCCTACCCAGGACATGGTCATAGGCTTGTACTACCTCACCGAGGAGGCTGGAGAGTCGGACGAAATATTCGCTACGACTTTTGCTTCTCCAAATGAAGTGCTCTTCGCATTCGAGCTAGGCGAAATCCGCCTTCATGACAAGATCCGCTTAAGGCTTCCCGCTCTGAAGGCGCGGGGGGATGTGCGTGGAAGTACATCCGATTTGGCAAGGGCGGAGTCCCGATCCGCCGGGGGGCTGGTAGCTGAAGAAAATGGCAGCGGTCCGGTTGTAGAAACCACTGTCGGGCGAGTCATTTTCAACGAAGCTCTTCCTCCTGATTTTCCCTTCATTAATGAGACTGTCCGGAAGCGGCAGATAGCCTCGATAGTTGATGAGCTGACCGATCGCTACCCTAAAGCAGAAGTGGCCAAATCCCTTGATTCGCTGAAACACCTAGGCTTTGAATACGCGACCAAGGTTGGTCTGACCATCTCCATGAGCGACGTTCGTACACCGAGCGCCAAATCTGAGATTTTGGAGGAATTTGAGCGCCGGGCAGAGCAAGTAGAGCAAGACTACCAAGCTGGCCTTATATCGGAGTCGGAGCGGAGAGAAGAGCTGATTGAGATCTGGACAGAGGCTACCACGCGGGTGTCCGAGGCGACCGAGCGGGAGCTAGAGTCTACCAAGTTCTCTCCACTTCACATGATGGTCGGCTCGGGAGCCCGAGGAAATATCATGCAGGTTCGGCAGCTTGCCGGTATGAGGGGTCTGGTGGCGAATCCCAAAGGCGAAATCATTGTCCGGCCCATCAAGTCCAACTTCGCCGAGGGGCTCTCTGTTCTCGAATACTTCATTTCTACTCACGGCGCTAGGAAGGGCTTGGCCGACACCGCATTGAGGACAGCTGACTCTGGTTACCTCACACGCCGCTTAGTCGACGTGGCTCAAGAAGTGATAGTCCTCGAGGAGGATTGCGGTTCTGACAGGGGCATAAAGATTCCAACCACGAGCGAGCGGCCAGAGATGCGCCTTTACGGGCGAGTGCTTGCAGAAGATGTAAAAGATCCTTCCAGCAATAAAACTTTGTTCAAGAAAGGCACCATAATCGGTAAGCGAGAGCTGGACACTATACTCGCCGCAGCGCGGATAAAGGAAAAGGGTCGGCAGAGGGTCGCCGAGGGCGTCGATAGCGTCTCCGTCAGGTCAGTACTCACATGTGAGACCGCCCAAGGGGTCTGTCAAGCCTGTTACGGGCTGTCGCTTGCTACTCGAGAGCCAGTCCCAATTGGGGAAGCAGTGGGCATAATAGCGGCCCAGTCCATTGGAGAACCCGGGACTCAGCTCACCATGCGAACCTTCCACACCGGAGGTGTGGCGGCGGAGGACATCACCCATGGTCTTCCCAGAGTCGTAGAGCTTTTCGAGGCGAGAGAGCCGAAGGGAAAGGCGATCATCTCGGAGATTTCAGGGAAAGTATCCATTTCTGACCAGGAGGACGGTACTGTTCTCGTGAAGGTCAAGAGCGGGGACGAAGAGAGAGAGTATGTCTGCAGGCGTAGGGATTTGTTGCTTGTAAGAAATGGCCAAGAGGTCGCAGCAGGCACAGCGCTTACGGAGGGTCCCAAAGATCCGAGAGAAATCCTCGAGATCGAGGGGATACGAGCTGCCCAGAACTATCTCGTGGATGAGGTACAGGCAGTTTATAGGAATCAGGGTGTAGCCATCCACGACAAGCACATAGAGATTATCGTTCGTCAGATGCTGAGGAAGGTATTGATCCAAGACCCGGGGGACTCTGAATTCCTGCCTGGAGACAGGGTCGATCAGCGGGAGTTTCGTAGAGTCAACCGCGAGCTTGTGGAGGCTGGAAAGCGGCCGGCCGAAGGGCGACCTGAGCTAATGGGAATTACCAAGGCGAGCCTGGCCACCGACTCTTGGCTGTCTGCAGCAAGCTTTCAGGAGACGACCCGCGTTCTCACCGAGGCTTCAGTAGCGGGCAAAGTCGATACGCTCTCTGGACTCAAAGAGAATGTGATCATCGGCAAGCTCATTCCGGCTGGCACTGGGATGAAGCGATATAGAGCTGTTAAGGTAGTGGCACCGCAGGTGCCGGATTTGGTCTCGCTTCAGCCGTGGGCAGTCGGAGATGAAGACGGCAGCGAGGCCGCGTCCGAAGATCTCGCAGAGGTGCTTGCGGAAATGGCAAGCGAGATCGAAGAGCAGTCGTAG
- a CDS encoding DNA-directed RNA polymerase subunit beta, which yields MTATRLSTRDRISFSKLEEVLPLPDLIAAQRESYDRFLRKGIKETLDEISPIEEYSGNLSLEFGEYEFGEPKYSIEECKAKGITYGVPLEVTSRLINRDTGEIKEETVNLGEIPMMTREGTFIVHGTERVVVSQLVRSPGVYYNYEVDKLTGRELVGCKIIPARGAWLEFDVDRRGTLGVRVDRKRRAYATTFLRALGFGDGDLQDFFRLSAASDRALKILEETLEKDSVGSEEEALIEIYRRIRPGDPPNPEQARSHIEQMMFSPKRYDLAKVGRYKINKKLANEYKKLAKPLLKRDLGLPPEDCVVLTKQDIIATVSYLLALEVGEDGYDIDDIDHFGNRRVRPVGELIQNQFRAGLGRMERVVKERMSTQNIEALTPRSLVNPRPVVAALKEFFGQSQLSQFMDQTNPLAGITHKRRLSALGPGGLSRERAGFEVRDVHPSHYGRMCPIETPEGPSIGLIGSLSTYARINEYGFIETPYRKVTRGRVTNEIHYLTADEEDRFVIAQANAETDSRGRFLGDRVLVRKRRGDVHYVTPEEVDYQDVSPSQIVSVAAALIPFLEHDDPNRALMGANMQRQAVPLIRPEAPYVGTGVEARAAIDGGSVVTAQAAGVVQEVTADYIRVDEGGEVREYPLVKFRRSNQGTCIHQIPIVKEGDKVKPGQVIADGPSTDGGELALGRNLLVAFMPWEGHNFEDAIIISERLVLEDILTSIHIESYEVEARDTKLGAEEITADIPNVAPELLADLDDQGIIRVGAEVRPGDYLVGKVTPKGETELTPEERLLQAIFGEKAKEVRDTSLRVPHGESGTVIAVQTFTREEDPSLPPGVNQIVRVFVAQKRKISVGDKLAGRHGNKGVIAKILPIEDMPFLEDGTPVDIILNPLGVPSRMNLGQVLEAQLGWGAHFGWEGGPASNGTDPLPGHQRPAAWIKSPVFDGAREKEIFDILAKSHPGIDGMKLINNEGKAVLYDGRTGEPYDHEVTVGYVYIMKLLHLVDDKIHARSTGPYSMITQQPLGGKAQFGGQRFGEMEVWALEAYGAAHALQELLTSKSDDTVGRVKVYEALVKGQNVPEPGIPESFKVLLKEMQSLCLNVEVYSSQGERLEMREPEEEVFRSAEELGINISRPERSGSVDEEGDVSGARGEGL from the coding sequence GTGACTGCCACGCGACTGAGTACGCGCGACCGCATCTCCTTTTCTAAGCTAGAGGAAGTTCTTCCTCTACCAGACCTCATAGCGGCTCAACGCGAATCGTACGATCGCTTTTTACGTAAGGGCATCAAAGAGACGCTCGACGAGATCTCACCTATCGAAGAGTACTCGGGCAATCTTTCCCTGGAATTCGGGGAGTACGAGTTCGGAGAGCCTAAGTACTCGATAGAAGAGTGCAAGGCGAAGGGGATCACATACGGAGTTCCACTCGAGGTTACGTCCCGCCTCATAAACCGCGACACAGGTGAGATCAAAGAAGAAACGGTCAACCTGGGCGAGATACCGATGATGACCCGAGAGGGGACTTTTATAGTCCACGGTACCGAACGAGTAGTCGTCTCACAGCTCGTCCGGTCTCCGGGTGTGTATTACAACTACGAGGTTGACAAGCTGACGGGAAGAGAGCTCGTGGGTTGCAAGATCATACCCGCCCGAGGTGCCTGGCTTGAGTTCGACGTTGATCGGCGTGGAACTCTCGGGGTAAGGGTTGATCGGAAACGCCGTGCTTACGCTACGACATTCTTGAGGGCCCTAGGTTTCGGAGACGGAGACCTTCAAGATTTCTTCCGCCTTTCAGCAGCCTCGGATAGAGCCCTCAAAATCCTTGAAGAAACGCTGGAAAAAGACTCGGTCGGATCCGAAGAAGAAGCTCTTATCGAGATTTACAGGCGTATTAGGCCTGGGGATCCCCCCAACCCCGAACAGGCCAGAAGTCACATCGAGCAGATGATGTTCTCTCCCAAGCGGTACGACCTCGCCAAGGTTGGTCGGTACAAGATCAATAAAAAGCTCGCCAACGAGTACAAGAAGTTGGCTAAGCCGCTTTTGAAGAGGGACCTGGGTCTTCCACCCGAGGACTGCGTCGTACTGACAAAGCAAGACATCATCGCAACGGTTTCTTACCTTCTCGCCCTGGAAGTTGGTGAAGACGGATATGACATCGACGACATTGATCATTTCGGAAACCGTCGTGTCCGCCCGGTGGGAGAGCTTATCCAAAACCAGTTTCGCGCAGGGCTAGGGCGCATGGAGCGGGTTGTCAAGGAGCGCATGTCGACTCAGAACATCGAGGCACTCACACCTCGCTCGCTAGTCAACCCCAGGCCAGTAGTCGCTGCCCTGAAGGAGTTTTTCGGCCAGAGTCAGCTCTCCCAGTTTATGGATCAGACCAACCCGCTGGCCGGAATCACGCACAAAAGGCGGCTTTCTGCCTTGGGGCCGGGCGGCCTGTCACGAGAGAGGGCCGGCTTCGAGGTTCGGGATGTGCACCCCAGTCACTACGGTCGCATGTGTCCAATCGAGACGCCCGAGGGACCGAGCATCGGCCTCATTGGATCTTTATCGACTTATGCGCGTATAAACGAATATGGCTTTATCGAGACGCCGTATCGGAAAGTGACACGCGGGCGAGTCACAAATGAGATTCACTACCTCACAGCGGATGAGGAAGACCGATTCGTAATTGCCCAGGCCAATGCGGAAACAGACTCTCGCGGCCGTTTCTTGGGCGACCGCGTTCTCGTGAGAAAGCGCCGCGGGGATGTACACTACGTCACCCCTGAGGAGGTCGATTATCAGGACGTCTCACCTAGTCAGATCGTTTCGGTCGCCGCTGCTCTCATTCCCTTCCTGGAGCACGACGACCCGAACCGAGCTCTCATGGGTGCGAACATGCAACGCCAAGCGGTGCCCCTCATCCGGCCCGAAGCCCCCTATGTGGGAACCGGTGTTGAGGCACGTGCTGCGATCGACGGGGGGAGCGTTGTAACGGCTCAAGCAGCCGGGGTGGTACAAGAAGTAACGGCTGACTATATAAGGGTCGACGAAGGTGGTGAGGTTCGAGAGTACCCCCTAGTGAAGTTCCGCCGATCCAATCAGGGGACGTGCATCCACCAAATCCCCATTGTCAAAGAGGGCGACAAAGTCAAACCAGGCCAGGTCATAGCTGATGGTCCAAGCACCGACGGCGGCGAATTGGCACTTGGGCGCAATCTTTTGGTGGCATTTATGCCATGGGAAGGACACAACTTTGAAGACGCCATAATCATTTCTGAGCGCCTTGTTTTAGAAGACATTCTCACGAGCATTCATATTGAGTCCTACGAGGTTGAAGCGAGAGATACCAAGCTGGGCGCAGAGGAGATCACTGCCGATATTCCCAACGTAGCGCCCGAGCTATTAGCCGACTTGGACGACCAGGGGATCATTAGGGTCGGAGCGGAAGTTCGTCCCGGGGATTATCTAGTTGGCAAAGTCACACCAAAGGGAGAAACCGAGCTCACCCCCGAAGAACGTCTCCTCCAGGCAATCTTTGGTGAAAAGGCCAAGGAAGTGAGGGATACCTCTCTCAGGGTTCCTCATGGCGAGTCCGGGACAGTGATTGCGGTTCAGACCTTTACGCGGGAGGAAGATCCTTCCCTTCCACCAGGCGTCAATCAAATCGTTAGAGTCTTTGTCGCCCAGAAGCGGAAGATTTCGGTGGGTGACAAGCTGGCGGGTCGCCACGGGAACAAGGGCGTCATTGCGAAGATCCTTCCTATTGAGGACATGCCTTTTTTGGAGGATGGAACGCCGGTAGACATAATTCTCAATCCCTTAGGGGTACCCTCCAGGATGAACTTGGGCCAGGTACTCGAGGCACAGTTGGGCTGGGGAGCACACTTCGGCTGGGAAGGTGGTCCAGCCAGTAACGGGACGGATCCACTCCCTGGTCATCAACGGCCTGCCGCTTGGATAAAAAGCCCTGTGTTCGACGGAGCCAGAGAAAAAGAGATATTCGACATCCTGGCGAAGTCGCACCCCGGCATCGATGGTATGAAGCTTATCAACAACGAGGGCAAAGCTGTCCTGTATGACGGGCGCACCGGTGAGCCTTACGACCACGAGGTAACCGTAGGGTACGTCTACATCATGAAGCTATTGCACTTGGTCGACGACAAGATTCACGCACGTTCTACCGGGCCCTACTCGATGATCACGCAGCAACCCTTGGGCGGAAAAGCTCAGTTCGGTGGCCAGAGATTCGGAGAGATGGAAGTATGGGCTCTAGAGGCTTATGGCGCCGCTCATGCGCTCCAAGAGCTACTCACCTCTAAATCCGATGACACTGTGGGTCGGGTAAAGGTTTACGAGGCACTCGTCAAGGGGCAAAACGTGCCCGAGCCGGGCATTCCAGAGTCATTCAAGGTTCTTCTCAAAGAAATGCAATCGCTGTGTCTCAACGTCGAGGTGTACTCAAGCCAAGGCGAGCGCTTGGAGATGCGGGAACCCGAAGAAGAAGTCTTCAGGTCGGCTGAAGAACTCGGAATCAATATTTCTCGCCCTGAGCGGTCGGGCTCTGTCGACGAAGAGGGAGATGTGTCTGGCGCCCGTGGGGAGGGTCTGTGA
- a CDS encoding 50S ribosomal protein L7/L12 yields the protein MANTKLTTEELIEHFKNMTVLELSEFVKAFEEEFGVSAAAPVAVAAATAAPADEAGPAEEEKDEFDVVLTSAGEKKIQVIKEVRALTNLGLKEAKDLVDSAPKPVLEKVSKEEAEKAKQQLEAAGATVELK from the coding sequence ATGGCCAATACCAAGCTGACAACTGAAGAGCTGATCGAGCACTTCAAGAACATGACGGTGCTGGAACTGTCAGAGTTTGTAAAGGCATTCGAGGAAGAATTCGGTGTTTCTGCAGCTGCTCCGGTAGCAGTGGCCGCAGCTACGGCCGCGCCGGCTGATGAGGCGGGACCCGCAGAAGAGGAAAAGGACGAATTTGACGTAGTTCTAACCAGCGCCGGGGAGAAGAAAATTCAAGTTATCAAGGAAGTTAGAGCGCTGACCAATCTGGGTCTTAAAGAAGCCAAGGATTTGGTCGACTCCGCACCCAAACCGGTTTTGGAGAAAGTCTCCAAAGAGGAGGCCGAAAAGGCCAAACAACAGCTGGAGGCTGCCGGGGCAACTGTGGAGCTCAAGTAA